The nucleotide window CCCCACCAAACAATCTCAGTTGATCTACAAAAATAATGCTTTTAATTTTATCAATTCCACTATGTTTATCCTTATAATACTCATGTCTCATAGACCCTTGAACAACAACTTGCTTGCCTTTAAGAAGAAAATGAAGAAGAGTTTCTGCTCGCTTACCAAATAATACACAATTAAAAAATTGGGCATTATCTCTCCACTCACCTTCTCTTTTAACTTTAATATTATTAGCTATAGCAAAATTTAATATAGCTAAATTTGTACTACTATAAGATAAAAGTGAATCTCTAACTAAACGTCCTGATAATGTGATATTATTAATGTCAGACATCAAAACACCCATCATCATAAAGCCTACGTCTGATTTCCATTCTTTGGAGATCACAAGACAAATTACCTAAATATTCATTGTATTCTTTTGTTATATGATAGTCATAAACATATTTTTTAATAATATTTCTTAAACTATTGTATATATATTTTAACATACGATATAAAATTATTATAATGAAGATTATTAGATGTATAATCATAAGTTCACCTCCCATTAAACTACAGATGAGATGGGAGGTGTAAGATTAGATATAGAGAAACTATAACTATGATTAATATCATAATAATCATAATGATCCGTAATTAACTTAAACCTATCTTTAATAGCACGTTTACCTGAATTTAACGCAAATATATTCTTGCCTAATCTATACACAATATTATCTGTTAATTCAAAAATCAATAGATAACTTGCCAAATATATCTTTAAGAACATCCTTATATTGTTTAGTAAGTGCATATAATTCTTTAGCATTCTCTTTCTCTTTCTTCTCTATTTCTGTTTGTTTAGATTGAATATCAACTAAATGTTTCTCCAAAAGTTCTCGCTCTTCAGCACCAATATTTAAATTAACAATATTTAGAAAATTTATAAATTCATCTTTATAATTTAATTCTGCTAAATCTGAACAAAATTTACTATCTTGTAGTAATAGTTTTATATGATTAGTTAAATTTTCTATATCAATATTTGTAAGTTCAATAGATTTGTCATTCTTTATAAGATTACAAATACGCCTAACTTCCATATCCAATGCAGAAATATAAACCATCACTTTTGCTATAAAGCTATTATTACTTTCTATAACACAATTAACAGGCTCATCTCCAATTAAAAAGAATAGGTTGCATTTTGATAATCCAGTACATGCAAGTTGTATCTGTGCTTGAACATAATATTTAAAGAAATATTTACTTTCTAAAAAATTACCTGTTTGATTATATTCTGTAATAGCTGATGTTAAATAATTACTATCACTACATTTAATCTCTAATAGTTCTGTTTCACCTTGATTATTTACAAACCAACCATCTATTGTTGCACCAACAAGATTATCTCCTAATCCTACTCGTTTGAAGTAATTATATTTGTCTATCCCATTAGCATATTTGTTTTTGTGTAAAATTTGTATATTATCAAAGTAAATACGTAGAAACTCAGCAAATCCTAAATTTTCTAATGCTTTTCCTTTTTTAATATGCAAATTATCTTTATATGGAACTTTTAATATGCAAATTATCTTTATATGGAACTTCTTTCCCAAAAAATTTAAGTACTCTACTTACAATTAATTCAGAAGCAGCATCAGCACCAAGAAATATACTACCAACTTCACTAGCACCAAATCTTGTTAATCCTTCACGTTGAATAGAAAAATCTACTTTACTATTAAACTTGAAATATTCATTCTTTTTGATACCAGGTAATTTACGTCCTATTTTGCTCATTTTAATTACATTAGTTTGTTTATTATTATCAGAATCTACGCTTGAAACAAAAGATTCTAAACCTTTAATAACTGGTTGGGTGTATAAATCTTGACAATTCATTTTTTTTACTCCATTATTAATTTTTGTAATATTATTTTTATTCATAATAAATCTCCTATAAAGTGTATTGTTAATATATATTTTATAGCAAAAATTGTATTTGTCAACTTTTTATTATAAAATATTTTTGTAAAATTTCGATTTACATTTAAAGGAAAGTTAAGCTATCATGATAGCAAGACACTTTATAGGAGATTAATATGAGGAACAAAAAAAAGCTCATCAATAAATACCAACACAAATTAATTGTTTTAATATCAACATTAAATTTTGTAAATTCTAAGTTTAAAAAATATAATCAAAATAAAATACTCTACTATTTTAATAATAACTTAAACAACAATGGTCAAAAAAAAGCTACACTCAAAACTCTACAAAGTTATTTATACAAACTAGAAAAAGAATTTCAAGTAACTAGTAACTATTACAGACATTTAGGAGAAAATTGCGGTACTGAAATTCACTATAAACTTAGATTTTCTAAAAAAGTATGTCACTATAAAATCAATAAACATTTTAAAGACAAAAAAGAAGACAGATTCCAACAACGTGCTAACTTATATCATCAACAAACATGCACTAATAATGGGAGTCTAAAGAAAAATGGGAGTGTAGAAAAATGGGAGTGTATTAATAATATTAATAATAAGAATAATAAAAAGAAGAAGGAAGAAATAAAAAAAATAGAAAGAGAAAAGGCACAGCTAGAAAAGTATATAAAGAAGTGTGAATTCAAAGATGATAAATATCTCTCAATTTTAAATTTAGAAACAACAAAAGAAATTAAAATAAAGAAGCTAATAGCATTGAAGAAAGAAGAGAATAGAAAAGAAAGGGAACAGAATAAAAGCAAGAAATTAGAAGAAAAACAAAAGGAACTAGAAAAGATACTAGAAGAGACAAAAGAAGGATTAAAAAAAGAAGGATACGATGAGAAGCAATTAGAAACAGAGATACAAAAAGCGTATGAGAGATATAAAGACAAGCCGCACTTTATCGTAGAGAGTAGTAAATATGGCGATTTAGGACAGATAGTAAAGAGGATTAAAAAAACAGTTGAACGAGAGAAAAAAGGTCGAAAAGAAGACCACAAGCAGATTAGAAATAATATATTTAGTATACTAATAGATCAGTTGAAGAACAAAGTAGAGGTTAAAGTTTTAGCGCCAATATTGAAAAATTATTTAAATAAGCAAGTTGATTTGAAGTATAGCAAGGTATTTGATAATCATTATTACTATGAAATTTTAGATATGGTAGAAGGGAAAGAGCATTTAAGAATAGAGGAGTATGAAAAGCTTGTTGACTAAGGATGTGTTATGGATAGTGTATTAGAGCGTCTTAAAGAAAAAAAATTAGATATTGAAGTTAATAATCAAAAGCCTGTGTTTATTACAATGAAAGAGAAACCTTTATTTATCAAAGTAGAGATTGATAACAATAGGACGTTGTATCATACAAAAGTCATGATGGATTTGTATGCATTCGGGGTTAATAAAAATCAAAAGCATAAATTTTTTATTTCGTTTAGGGGATTGTTTAATCAAAAAAAAGTAGAAGCATTTAATCTATTTTCTCTAAAAGAAGGAGACAAATTTTTAGGTATATTTTATGGATATAGAAAGCCAATAAAAAATGTTGCTGTAAAATACGAAGAGAATGGGATTACAAAAGTATCTACATTTTCAAAAATTTATTATATAGGGTTCAAGTTTAATAAAGGAGATATTTTTTGTTATCTTAAGGGAATATCACGCTTATTAAAAAAAGAAAGTTCTGAAACAAAATATTATAAATCATTGGTTAATAAATTTTTAAATTTAGAAAGAGAAGTATATGCGTTTTATGGGAAAAAATTACCAAAAGGGGGATTGATTAAAGAATGGATAATAAAAAAACAGAAATAATAACAATTGCTTCGATTAAAGGTGGTGTTGGGAAAAGTACAAGTGCTATTATACTTGCAACTTTATTATCTAAAAATCATAGAATACTTTTGATTGATATGGATACTCAAGCATCAGTGACAAGTTACTATCATGACAGGATACATGAGTTTGAGATAGACTTGGAGAATATTAATATATATGAAGTTTTAAAAGGTCAATTAGCTGTAGATGATGCAATTGTTAATATTGAGAATAACTTAGATTTAATTCCTAGTTATTTGAGTTTACATACATTTGGAGAAGAACCTTTGCCGTATAAAGAGCATAGATTAAAAAAAAGCTTAAAATATTTAAAAGTTAAATATGATTTTATCATACTTGATACTAACCCTCATTTAGATTCTACATTATCTAATGCTTTAGTTATTAGTGATTACGTACTTGTTCCGATGACAGCTGAAAAATGGACAGTTGAGAGTTTGCAATTATTAGAATTTTTTATAGAAAAATTAGATTTGAGTCCTCAAGTTTTTTTATTTGTGACAAAATTTAAGAAAAATAATACACATAAGCATTTGTTAGAAAAATTACAAGGAAAAAAGGGATTTTTAGGCATAATATCAGAGCGTGAAGATCTTAATAGGAGAATAGCAGAGAATGATGTTTTTGATTTAAAGAAAGATTATATAGAGGAATATGTGGAAACTTTTAATGAGTTTATATTAAAAATACAAGAATTTATTCCGGAGGCCGGAGAAACTTGATAAAGTTAAGTTCTATAAATAAATAAGTATATATTATTAATTTGACATATAATGGAGGTTTTATGAATATCAAAATAAATGATAGGGTAATATCAAAGGTTAATTCATCAAAAGTTATTGATCAAGATGAAAAGTTAATAAATCGTTATAATTTATTGAAAAAGCAGTTAAAATCTAACTTTAAAAATGAAGTTTATAATAGAATAGAAACTATGAAAATATTAAAGGAAATTAAAGATAATGAATATTATAAAATGGATGGGTATAAAACTTTTGATAGTTTTATAAAAGATTATAAATTAGCCAAAAGTCAGGTTTATGATTATTTAAAAGTAGC belongs to Borrelia hispanica CRI and includes:
- a CDS encoding single-stranded DNA-binding protein; its protein translation is MISKEWKSDVGFMMMGVLMSDINNITLSGRLVRDSLLSYSSTNLAILNFAIANNIKVKREGEWRDNAQFFNCVLFGKRAETLLHFLLKGKQVVVQGSMRHEYYKDKHSGIDKIKSIIFVDQLRLFGG
- a CDS encoding YqaJ viral recombinase family protein; amino-acid sequence: MGKKFHIKIICILKVPYKDNLHIKKGKALENLGFAEFLRIYFDNIQILHKNKYANGIDKYNYFKRVGLGDNLVGATIDGWFVNNQGETELLEIKCSDSNYLTSAITEYNQTGNFLESKYFFKYYVQAQIQLACTGLSKCNLFFLIGDEPVNCVIESNNSFIAKVMVYISALDMEVRRICNLIKNDKSIELTNIDIENLTNHIKLLLQDSKFCSDLAELNYKDEFINFLNIVNLNIGAEERELLEKHLVDIQSKQTEIEKKEKENAKELYALTKQYKDVLKDIFGKLSIDF
- a CDS encoding plasmid maintenance protein — its product is MRNKKKLINKYQHKLIVLISTLNFVNSKFKKYNQNKILYYFNNNLNNNGQKKATLKTLQSYLYKLEKEFQVTSNYYRHLGENCGTEIHYKLRFSKKVCHYKINKHFKDKKEDRFQQRANLYHQQTCTNNGSLKKNGSVEKWECINNINNKNNKKKKEEIKKIEREKAQLEKYIKKCEFKDDKYLSILNLETTKEIKIKKLIALKKEENRKEREQNKSKKLEEKQKELEKILEETKEGLKKEGYDEKQLETEIQKAYERYKDKPHFIVESSKYGDLGQIVKRIKKTVEREKKGRKEDHKQIRNNIFSILIDQLKNKVEVKVLAPILKNYLNKQVDLKYSKVFDNHYYYEILDMVEGKEHLRIEEYEKLVD
- a CDS encoding DUF226 domain-containing protein, translated to MDSVLERLKEKKLDIEVNNQKPVFITMKEKPLFIKVEIDNNRTLYHTKVMMDLYAFGVNKNQKHKFFISFRGLFNQKKVEAFNLFSLKEGDKFLGIFYGYRKPIKNVAVKYEENGITKVSTFSKIYYIGFKFNKGDIFCYLKGISRLLKKESSETKYYKSLVNKFLNLEREVYAFYGKKLPKGGLIKEWIIKKQK
- a CDS encoding ParA family protein; amino-acid sequence: MDNKKTEIITIASIKGGVGKSTSAIILATLLSKNHRILLIDMDTQASVTSYYHDRIHEFEIDLENINIYEVLKGQLAVDDAIVNIENNLDLIPSYLSLHTFGEEPLPYKEHRLKKSLKYLKVKYDFIILDTNPHLDSTLSNALVISDYVLVPMTAEKWTVESLQLLEFFIEKLDLSPQVFLFVTKFKKNNTHKHLLEKLQGKKGFLGIISEREDLNRRIAENDVFDLKKDYIEEYVETFNEFILKIQEFIPEAGET
- a CDS encoding chromosome replication/partitioning protein, with amino-acid sequence MNIKINDRVISKVNSSKVIDQDEKLINRYNLLKKQLKSNFKNEVYNRIETMKILKEIKDNEYYKMDGYKTFDSFIKDYKLAKSQVYDYLKVATAIEKGIVEEVYLLENGFKNTIILLRNSDSNLVKKSRRNPIKPLRFQLKRQDSYDFYKKNSKLASFILDELFAHKRDLLEKLIDDFNFSKL